The Meiothermus sp. region GGCCAAAAACACCCGCTGCTGCTGTCCGCCGGATAGCTGCGAGATTTGCCTATGGGCGAAATCCTGCATCGAAACCTGGGCCAAGCAGCGCAGAGCGGCCTCGCGGTGGGGCTTACCGGGCCGCTTGAACCAGCCCAGTTGGCCATAAAGCCCCATCATGACCACATCCAGCACATTGGTGGGAAAGTCCCAGTCCACCGAACCCCGCTGCGGTACATAGCCGATGCGTTTGCGGGCATGCTCCAGGCTCTGACCGAAAAAGCGAACCTGCCCCGAGGCTTTGGGTACCAGCCCCAGCACCGCCTTGATCAGGGTGGACTTACCTGCGCCGTTGGGGCCCACAATGGCGCATAACCGCCCCGCCGGGATTTGCAGATCCACATCCCACAGGGCGGGCTTCTCACGGTATAGGACGGTCAGGTCTTGCACGCTCAGCGGGCTTGGAGCGCCGGGTTCTGAGCGCTGGGGAGATGGGGTGGGATGGGGGGTCATAGCTGCCTCCCGAGCAGTCCATTCACGATGGTGCGGATGTTGTGTTCCATCATGCCCACATAGGTTCCTTCGGGGGTGCCAGGGCTACCGGCGGCGTCGGAGAAGAGTTCGCCCCCTATGGCCACATTCCAACCCCGGGCCCGCACGGCGGCCACCACCGCCTCGATGGGCCGCCGGGGCACGCTGGACTCCACAAAGATGGCGTGAATCTTGCGCTGCACGATGAAGTCGGCCAGCTCTTGCACGTTACGGGTGCCGGCCTCGGAGACGGTCGAAAGGCCTTGTAGCCCGCGCACCTCGAGGCCATAGGCGCGTCCTAAGTAGGCGAAAGCATCATGGGCGGTAATCAGCACCCGCTGCTGGGGTGGAACCCGGGCGATTTCCCGCCGGATAAAAGCCTCTAGCTGGGCCAAGCGCTTGCTGTAGGCCTCGGCATTGGCCTGGTAGTAGGCTGTCCCCGCCGGGTCTACCTTGCTCAAAGCATCGCGCACCTGGCCTATGGTGAGCCTCCAGAGGCTTACGTCGAACCAGACGTGGGGGTCGTAGGCGTACTGGCCCTGAAAGCCTCCAGCAGGTTGGATTAGGCGCCCGCGCGGAATGGCATCCGTAACCGCAATGGCTTTGGGCAGCCGTTCCAGAAGCTCTACCATTTTGCCTTCTAAGTGGAGCCCGGCATAGAAAATCAGATGGGCTTGCAGCAACTTACGCACGTCTCCCGCCGAAGCTTTGTAGAGGTGGGGGTCTACCCCAGCCCCCATCAGGCCCGTCACCCGCACGCGGCTGCCCCCGACTTGCTGCACCAGATCGGTGACAAAGTTAACTGTAGTCACCACCCGAACGGGGGTCTGTTGCACCGGCTGGAGCTGGGCCATTTTGCCTTGCGCGGCAGCCACGGGGGCAAGGCTCAGCAGGAGGGCCATAAAGAGAAATCTACCGTTCATCCGGGTCTCCTTGGAGCCGCACCCACAGCACCTGGGCCAGGCTGTTGGGCAGTAAATAGCGCTCTTGGCCGACCCAGACGCGGCTGCCCTCGAGGGTGTGTTCCAGCAGTTGAACCGGGGCGCCGGGTTTGAGGCCGAGGTGGGCCAAAAGGTTGAGCGAGTCCTGATCCTGCGTAGCGACCCGGGCCACCCTGCCCGAAGCACCCGGCGCCAGCCCGGTTAGGCGGTGACTGGGGCTGCTTGGAGGTAGCTCGAGGGCCGCGCTGGGGATGGCGTCGCCGTGCGGGTCGTGGGTGGGGTGGCCCAGCCACTCAGCTATGCGCTGTTCGAAGGCTTCGGAGATGTGGTGCTCGAGCTTCTCTGCCTCGGCATGGACTTCCTCCCAGCCGTAGCCCAGGGCCTGATGTAAATAGGCCTCGATCAGGCGGTGGTGACGGAGCACTTCCAGCGCTATCTGGTAGCCTGCCCTGGTCAATCGCACACCCCGGTAGGCCTCGTAGTCCACCAGGCCCAACTCGGCGAGCTTTTTGAGCATCCCCGTAACCGAGGCGGGCCTAACCTGCATCTGATCGGCCAGGGATTGGGTGGATACAGGCAGGGCATCCTCCAACCTACCCCCCTCGCCCCCGCCGCCCAGCAGCAGCACCTGCTTCAGATAGTCTTCCTGTGCTTCAGAAAGGGGCGTTCGCGTAGCTATTCTGTTCATCGGTTCCATCTCCTCGCTGGATCGCAGCCCCAATGATTAAAGATTTAGGTATGCCTACACATGGCAGCACTTCATTTTTAGGTAAAGCTAAACTTTTGTCAATGAAAAAGCCCCGGTTCCAAAGCCGGTCTCAAGGGCCGGGGAGCGCCGATAAGTACCTGTCAATCGCGGTTCCCACCAAAAGGCCCACGCGGAGGCTCGTATTGTAGTCCCTACAGCAAAAACCGCTGTAGGGACTATTCGTGGGAACCGCTCTAAATCGCATTTTGGGGTGTCGTTTGTACCCCGGCCATGAGCAGGCCCAGCTTCTCTTCGGTGGCCTCTTTTGCCGGCAGTTCGCCCACAATCTGTCCCCCGTACATCACCAGGATGCGATCTGACAGGGCCATAATCTCCCCCAGGTCGGCGCTGACCAAGAGTACCCCCACGCCCTGGTCTCGAGCTCGCACGATTTGCTCGTGCACAAACTCGCTGGCCCCGATGTCGATACCTCGGGTGGGCTGGGCTGCAATCAGCAGCCGGGGGTTGCGGGAAAGCTCACGGGCCACAATGATTTTCTGCGCGTTGCCGCCCGAGAAGCGGCTGGCGCTCAGACTGGTGGAGCGAGGCCGGATATCGAAGGCCTCCATGCGCTGACGGGCGGTTTGTTCGATGACCTCCTGGTTCAAGAAACCCCATGGCCCGGCGTAGGGGGGTTCGCTATGGTCGCCTAGGATCAGGTTCTCGGCGCTGGTAAATTCCATCACCAACCCCCGCTGGTTGCGATCTTCGGGAATGTGCGAGACCCCGGCCCGACGTATCTTGCGCGGGTTGCCAGGCCCCATCAAGTGCCCCAAAATGCGCACTTCCCCGGTGTAGGGCCGCAGTCCGGCCAGCGCCTCGATAAGCTCGGTCTGTCCGTTGCCCTGTACCCCGGCAATCCCCACGATTTCGCCCGCCCGCACGGTGAAGCTAACCTCCCGCACCAGCGGTTTTCCCTTGGCCGGGGCAACCGTCAGGTGCGAGACCTCGAGCACCGTTTCACCCGGATGGGCCGGGCCTTTTTCCACCTTGAGCTCTACTTCCCGCCCCACCATCATCTGGGCGATCTGGGGTAGGGTAGCCCCCGCGGTGGGAATGGTGCCGATCATCCGGCCATTACGCATGACCGAGATGCGGTCGGAAACCTGAATCACCTCGGGCAGCTTGTGTGAGATAAAGATAGCTGCGTTGCCCTGAGCAGCGTATTCGCGCAAGAAGCGGAACAGGTCGTCGGTCTCTTGGGGTGTGAGTACCGCGGTGGGCTCGTCCAGAATCAGGATGCGGGCCCGCCGGTAGAGGGCTTTTAGAATCTCGACCTTCTGCCGCAGCCCCACCGGCAAATCCTCTACCCGGCTGCTTGGGTCGAGCTGAAACTCAAACTGCTGAATCAGGGCCTCCACCTCGTGGCAGGCCCTGGCCATGTCCAGGCCCAAGGAGGTGGTGGGTTCGTGGCCCAGAATGACGTTTTCCAGCACGCTAAAAGGCTCTACCAGGGTGAAATTCTGGTGCACCATCCCGATACCCAGGGCAATCGCGTCGTGGGGGTCGCGGATCGTGCGCTTCACCCCATCAACCCAGATCTCTCCGGCGTCGGGGCGCTGGATGCCGTAGAGAATTTTCATCAGGGTGGACTTGCCCGCCCCGTTTTCGCCCACCAGAGCATGCACCTCGCCCCAACGCACCGAAAAATCCACGTTCTGGTTGGCTTGTACCAAGGGGAAGCGCTTGTAGATGCCCCGCATCTCCAGGGCGTTGCGCGGCTGAGTGATGACCTCCGTTGCGGGAACCGCGGCCTGGGCCATGGCGACCTCCGTAGTTCAACGGTAGTTGGCCGCCATTACCAAAGGATTACCAACGAGGCAAACCGGCCAGACCGCCCAGCTCGTCGCGCAGGCGCTGCTCGGCCTGGCCCCGGACGAACTCGAGCCGGGTACCGTACTGCGCCGCCAGCTCGGGCAGCACCTGCTTGAGCTCCACCTCTTCCACCGGCTGGCCGGGGCAGTGCAGCTCGGCGGCCTGGGGACTGCTGCCCACCCAGCCCTCCGGGCAGCGCCAGACCTTGGCCTGAAGGCGCCAGGGTACCAGCACATACTGCAAGCGCCCCTCCTGCAATAGGCTCAAGATTTGCTCGAGGCCCCCCACCCCCTTCTCCTGCACCTGCAAGAGCAGGGCTTCTTCTTCCTGCCGCTCGACCTGCTCGAGGGTCTCCTTCACGGCTTCAAGAATCTCGGCTGCACTCGGCATCGAGGCGTGCAGCGGCGGCAGGGCGGCCACCACTTTTTCGGCTACCGGCCGGGGCAGGGCCTGGCGGGCTACCTCGGGCACCCCCAGCAGGATCAGCCGCTCCAGGCCGCGCTCGCTCATCTGCTGCTGCAAAATGGTGCCGGCCTCGCGAAAAAAGCGCTGGCTCCACTCATCCACCCGCCGCTGGAAGTGATCTTTGCCTGAGCCGCCCCGCGCCGGAACCCCCACCTCGCTGGTCGCGGGCGAGGCGCTGCGTCCGGGCGTGCCGGTGCGGTCTTCGCCCAAATAGCGCCAGCTTTGGGTGTCGAGCGGCCTAAAAGCGTCGGCCACTTCTTCAATCCCGCCCAGGAAGACCTCAAAAAGCCGCAGGTGTTCCTGATCCATGTGCACCACGCCGTAGCGCGGGTAGTCCTCGAGCGCCAGCAGCAGCGGGGCCAGGTAGGGCGGACCCCAGTGGGCTTCTACCCCTGCCAGGGGCTCGAGCAAAGGCAGCTCGACTTGCAAGTGATAGTCTTCAAACAAATCTTCGGCCGCAAAAAGGGCGCGGATACGGCCCTGGGGAATGTAGTGCTGCAGGCGCTCGAGCACCTTCTTGGCCAGGGTCTGCGGAACCTCCAGTCGCTCCATGGCTTCCTTGGCCCGCAGCACGTAGGCCTTGCCGCTGTTGTCGGGGTTGGCCGGGTTCACGTCGAGGTACATAGAAAGCAAAGGCGCCGGATGCGCTGCGATGGTTTCTTGAAGATAGGTGATTTGCGCTTTATTCAGCATAAGCCTCCTTTTTGCCCGGCAAAATCAATCACAGGGCTTATAAGCTCAACTATGCGTGAAAGGGCCAGCCCGTTCATCTGGGGCTTTTGCACGGGCCATACTTATGCGGGTTCATTGGTGGGACTCGCTCATCCGCACCACCAGCACCGGCTTGGGGCTGCGCTGCAAGACTTTTTGGGTTACCGAGCCCAACAAAAGCCGATCCAGACCCGTGCGTCCGTGGGTGCCCATTACCACCAGGTCGTGTTCGGCCGCCTCCTCCACAATCACCTGGGCTGCACTGCCCTCCTTGAGTTTGCTTTGAACCGGAACCCCCAGGTACTCTGCAAACCCCTCGGCCCGTTCCAGGGCCTGCTTGCCTGCGACCTCGAGGTCGCGGGTCAGATCGGGGTAGTAGGGGATGGTCTCGGGCCCGATCAAAAGACGGGCCATCACTGGCTCCATCACATACAGCAGGGTAGCTTCGGCCCCTAGGCTTTTGGCCAGCTCGAGGCCTGCCTTAACCGCTGCCTCGCTGGGGGCACTTCCGTCGGTGGGTATCAGAATGCGTTTATACATAGCGCCTCCTTGCTATGGTTCTACCAAGTATATGCGCCGTACACCGGAGCTCCACAAATGTATGGGGTACTCCCAGGTAGAGCTTTAGCCCGCCCTCAGAGGCCTTAGCGTTCCCCCGGCGAGGGCAGATGGGTCTCGTCGGGGTGGGCCAAGGCCGGGTTGCGTACCAGCAAAATCGGTTGGCGGGCCTGATGGGCCACATCCTCAGCCACGCTGCCCAACAAGAACTTGCGCAAGCCGGTATGTCCGTGGGTACCCAGCACAATCAGGTCGGTCTTCTCTTCCTCGGCCACCTCGCGGATGTACTCGCCGATCAGGTGCCGCCCGGCCTCGCGCAGCACCGTGCGGGCCCGCTTGTTGGAGCAGTGCTTGAGCGCTTCCCGCAGGATGAACGCGCCCTGCTCGCGCAGGCGGGCTTGTTCCTGGGCCAGTTGGGCCTGGAGCTGCGCCGGGTCGGCAAACATCCAAGCCCGCCCAATGCTTATGTAAAGCTGGGTTAGGTCGGGCACCACATGGAGCAGGATTAACTTTGCTCTTAGGCTCTCGGCCAGGGCGTTGGCGTGTTGCAGGGCCAGTTCGCTACAGGCGCTGCCGTCTATGGCCACCAGGATGCGCTTAAAAAGGGTGGTTTTGGTCTCGCCCCGCACCAACAAAACGGGTATAGGAGCCATACGGGCCAGCCGCTCGGCCACGCTCCCCAGCAGGAGCCTAGGCAGACCCGAGCGGCCATGCGTACCCATCACCACCAGGTCGCAGCCATGGGCTACCCCGACGTCTACCAAGGCTTCGGCCACCCCTGGGCGGCTTTCTGGCTCGGTGCTGGTGAGTTGGGTCAGGCAAGATACTTTCTGGCGCTGCGCTTTGCGCTCCCACTGCTCGAGCAAAGCCCGGCCTACAGTGCGAGCCCGCTCGAGCGCCTCCTGATAATCGTGCAGGTCGCGGTAGCGCTGCGGCTCAATTACGTGCGCCAGGACTACGGTGGCCAAAAGCCGCTTGGCCAGGGCCAGTCCTACCGCTGCCGCGCGCTCGCTGGGGGGTGAGCCGTCTATGGGCAACAAGATGCGCTTATACATACCCACCTCCTAAAGCCGACGCCCAAGCTTTTTTCTGAAAGAGGCCGTCAAAACATCGCCTCCAGCTCAGTTTGTTGTTTCAGAATAAGCCTCTACAACGGTTTTACCAAGGGGGGCTTGTCCTCGAGGGCTCCTTTCGCCTCTCCTACCCAATGCCGGGCGAGGTTGATAAGAACCGCTCAAAAAAGCAGTTGTGGCTACCGATGGGTGGGTAGCCGCATCGCAGCACGGATTGGTTTTGCTAGGACGCGGCAAAACCCTGGTTGCCGCCGGTAGCTCCCATAGAAACCGGGTGGGGGGTGTAATCGGTCTCGGTGATGGTAAGACCCTGGGCTTTGGCTTCTTGCTCGAGCCACAAGGCCAGCAGCTCGTCGGAGCAGGGGTCGAGTTCCACCGCATGCGCCCCTGGCGTAAGCCAGATCAATGGGCCACAGCCATACGCTAGGCTGACCAACTCCCGCCGCAGATGCTCGGCAAAAGGACTCCCCCCCTCTACCCGTGCGTGGCTGTACACGGTAGTGCCATCGCTGAATTTCCAGAAGAACATAACCACCCCCTTTCCCGAACTACCCAGTGCAATGAAGCCACAGGGCCATCCCAGCCCGACCTAAACACGACGCAAGAGCATCGCTCGGGTTAGGGTATCCGGCAGTTTTAGTATGCCGACAGCGGGGAGGGAGATGTGTCCCGGGCCCCCTCGCTCTAAAAGCTTGGAGGGGTTGCTCGGTGGCGCTTGGATCTAGAATCCTTTATCGGGAGCCGGGCTGACGTAGAATCAAGCCCTATGAGCTACCGCAGACTTGGAAAGTCGGGCCTGTTTGTTCACCCCATTGCCCTGGGTACCATGCAGTTTGGTTGGACTGCCGACGAGCCTACCGCTTTTGCCATCCTGGATGCTTTTGTTGAGGCAGGTGGGAACCTGATCGATACCGCCGATATCTACACCACCTGGGCTCCTGGCAACCCCGGAGGGGTTTCGGAGGAAATTATCGGACGTTGGCTCAAGAGCCGGGGGCTGCGTGAGCAGGTGATTGTGGCCACCAAGGTACGGGGGGCCATGGGGCCGGGCGGCTCGGAAGGGCGCAACCACCCGTTGCAGCGCGAAGGACTGTCGCGGGCCTGGATTATGCGGGCGGTCG contains the following coding sequences:
- a CDS encoding metal ABC transporter ATP-binding protein, which translates into the protein MTPHPTPSPQRSEPGAPSPLSVQDLTVLYREKPALWDVDLQIPAGRLCAIVGPNGAGKSTLIKAVLGLVPKASGQVRFFGQSLEHARKRIGYVPQRGSVDWDFPTNVLDVVMMGLYGQLGWFKRPGKPHREAALRCLAQVSMQDFAHRQISQLSGGQQQRVFLARALAQDADLYFMDEPFAGVDTVTEEAILRVLHELKERGKTVVVVHHDLETVRTYFDYLTLLNVQVIASGPMSETFTPENLKRTYGERMRGVSLPIVHSK
- a CDS encoding universal stress protein, with translation MYKRILLPIDGSPPSERAAAVGLALAKRLLATVVLAHVIEPQRYRDLHDYQEALERARTVGRALLEQWERKAQRQKVSCLTQLTSTEPESRPGVAEALVDVGVAHGCDLVVMGTHGRSGLPRLLLGSVAERLARMAPIPVLLVRGETKTTLFKRILVAIDGSACSELALQHANALAESLRAKLILLHVVPDLTQLYISIGRAWMFADPAQLQAQLAQEQARLREQGAFILREALKHCSNKRARTVLREAGRHLIGEYIREVAEEEKTDLIVLGTHGHTGLRKFLLGSVAEDVAHQARQPILLVRNPALAHPDETHLPSPGER
- a CDS encoding VLRF1 family aeRF1-type release factor; its protein translation is MLNKAQITYLQETIAAHPAPLLSMYLDVNPANPDNSGKAYVLRAKEAMERLEVPQTLAKKVLERLQHYIPQGRIRALFAAEDLFEDYHLQVELPLLEPLAGVEAHWGPPYLAPLLLALEDYPRYGVVHMDQEHLRLFEVFLGGIEEVADAFRPLDTQSWRYLGEDRTGTPGRSASPATSEVGVPARGGSGKDHFQRRVDEWSQRFFREAGTILQQQMSERGLERLILLGVPEVARQALPRPVAEKVVAALPPLHASMPSAAEILEAVKETLEQVERQEEEALLLQVQEKGVGGLEQILSLLQEGRLQYVLVPWRLQAKVWRCPEGWVGSSPQAAELHCPGQPVEEVELKQVLPELAAQYGTRLEFVRGQAEQRLRDELGGLAGLPRW
- a CDS encoding metal ABC transporter solute-binding protein, Zn/Mn family; translated protein: MNGRFLFMALLLSLAPVAAAQGKMAQLQPVQQTPVRVVTTVNFVTDLVQQVGGSRVRVTGLMGAGVDPHLYKASAGDVRKLLQAHLIFYAGLHLEGKMVELLERLPKAIAVTDAIPRGRLIQPAGGFQGQYAYDPHVWFDVSLWRLTIGQVRDALSKVDPAGTAYYQANAEAYSKRLAQLEAFIRREIARVPPQQRVLITAHDAFAYLGRAYGLEVRGLQGLSTVSEAGTRNVQELADFIVQRKIHAIFVESSVPRRPIEAVVAAVRARGWNVAIGGELFSDAAGSPGTPEGTYVGMMEHNIRTIVNGLLGRQL
- the mntR gene encoding manganese-dependent transcriptional regulator MntR — encoded protein: MNRIATRTPLSEAQEDYLKQVLLLGGGGEGGRLEDALPVSTQSLADQMQVRPASVTGMLKKLAELGLVDYEAYRGVRLTRAGYQIALEVLRHHRLIEAYLHQALGYGWEEVHAEAEKLEHHISEAFEQRIAEWLGHPTHDPHGDAIPSAALELPPSSPSHRLTGLAPGASGRVARVATQDQDSLNLLAHLGLKPGAPVQLLEHTLEGSRVWVGQERYLLPNSLAQVLWVRLQGDPDER
- a CDS encoding universal stress protein — encoded protein: MYKRILIPTDGSAPSEAAVKAGLELAKSLGAEATLLYVMEPVMARLLIGPETIPYYPDLTRDLEVAGKQALERAEGFAEYLGVPVQSKLKEGSAAQVIVEEAAEHDLVVMGTHGRTGLDRLLLGSVTQKVLQRSPKPVLVVRMSESHQ
- a CDS encoding ABC transporter ATP-binding protein, which encodes MAQAAVPATEVITQPRNALEMRGIYKRFPLVQANQNVDFSVRWGEVHALVGENGAGKSTLMKILYGIQRPDAGEIWVDGVKRTIRDPHDAIALGIGMVHQNFTLVEPFSVLENVILGHEPTTSLGLDMARACHEVEALIQQFEFQLDPSSRVEDLPVGLRQKVEILKALYRRARILILDEPTAVLTPQETDDLFRFLREYAAQGNAAIFISHKLPEVIQVSDRISVMRNGRMIGTIPTAGATLPQIAQMMVGREVELKVEKGPAHPGETVLEVSHLTVAPAKGKPLVREVSFTVRAGEIVGIAGVQGNGQTELIEALAGLRPYTGEVRILGHLMGPGNPRKIRRAGVSHIPEDRNQRGLVMEFTSAENLILGDHSEPPYAGPWGFLNQEVIEQTARQRMEAFDIRPRSTSLSASRFSGGNAQKIIVARELSRNPRLLIAAQPTRGIDIGASEFVHEQIVRARDQGVGVLLVSADLGEIMALSDRILVMYGGQIVGELPAKEATEEKLGLLMAGVQTTPQNAI